From Hymenobacter sediminicola:
CAAGTCCAATAAGTTCTACTACGAGCGAATCGGTCTGAAATACCACGTGACTGACCGGCTGTTCGGTGCCGTAGACCTGAAAGTACACCGAGGCTCCGCCGATGTGATAGAATGGAAAGTAGGCGTAAAGCTGTAAATGGGAAAATGTTTCAGGAGCGGTTTGAGTAGTTTCAGAAGGTGAATCTGACGATTGGGCGAAGTAGAGTTGCGCCTGGCAGACCGAATGCGGACTTTGCTTCTGTCGTTTGGCTCGCAACTCAACTCTCCTCGTCCTTGTTACGCATGGAAACTCTCCTGCTCTACAATCGTTGGCTGCACATTGCAGCTGGTTTTCTGGGCTTTTTTGTGGCGCCGGCAGCGCTGTACGTGCGTAAAGGTGGGGCCGCACACCGGCTGTGGGGGCGCGTCTTCTTTTGGGCAATGGTAGTAGCCGGGTCTACGGCTATCTTTTCGGCTGTAGTGAATGGCCTTACATTTCTGCTTCTGACAGGCATTTTCAGCCTCTATCTGGCCTGGTTCGGCTACCGTTCTCTGTATCTCAAAAAGCTCCATCAAGGCCAGCGGCCCGCGCTTGTTGATTGGGTAGGAGTAGGGGCCGGGTTGCTGGTTTTCGGCGGCACGCTGGCATATGGCTTCCTATCCGGCACGGTGCCTTCATTGGTATTTGGTGCCATTGGGCTGATGACTACCGGCCGGCAGTTGTGGTCGTACGTGCAGACTACGCCCCCAGCACCGGGCCAATGGCTCCTTAACCATATATCGGGCTTCGTAGGCTCCTACATTGCAGCTGTTTCGGCTTTCTCGGCTACCAGTTTGCATTTCATCCCTTGGCCCTGGAATTTCCTATGGCCCACGCTGCTCATGGTGCCACCTATGATTTGGGTACAGAACCGCTACAAGGCCAGATTCCGGCAGGGCCAGCACCCCGGTGCCGTAGTAGAGGTGCGGATTCAGCCGGAAGCCGCCTGACAGCCGCCTGATTATACTGCCTGCCTGCGTGCTAGCTGCTGGTTGATACGTTTAATTAAGCCTGGCCCTTCGTATACAAACCCGGTGTATAGCTGTATCAGCGAAGCGCCGGCATCCAGCTTTTCCAGTGCATCGGCTGCCGAGTGAATACCGCCCACTCCAATTATGGGTAAGCCTCCTTGGCTATGGCGGTGCAGATAACGGATAACCTCTGTAGCCCGCTGGCGCAGTGGGCGGCCGCTCAGGCCACCTGCTCCAAGGGAAGCTACATGTCCGGCTGGCGTTTGTAGCCCCTCCCTACTGATGGTTGTGTTGGTGGCCACTAGGCCGCTGAGTTTGGTTTCGCGCGCAATCAGTAGGATATCGTCGAGCTGCGTATCGGTGAGGTCGGGCGCTATCTTGAGCAGTAGGGGGCGGGGCACGGGCAGCGTGGCGTTGCGTTCCTGCACCTGTTGCAGCAACCGAATAAGCGGCTCCCGTTCCTGCAGCTGCCGCAGTCCCGGCGTATTCGGCGACGACACATTCACTACAAAGTAGTCGACTACCGCGTGCAGGGCCTCTACACAAGCCACATAGTCATTGGCTGCCTGCTCGTTGGGGGTATCCTTGTTCTTGCCAATATTGCCGCCGATGATGATGCCGGCCGGCCGGTCATGGCGCAACCGTTCGGCTGCGGCAGTTGCCCCCTCGTTGTTGAATCCCATGCGGTTGAGCAGGGCCTCATCTTGCGGCAGCCGGAATAAGCGAGGTACCGGGTTTCCAGGCTGCGGCCGTGGCGTCACGGTTCCTATTTCTACAAAGCCAAAGCCCAGTGCTGCCAGCTCCGTCGTAAACTCGGCATTCTTGTCGAGGCCGGCTGCCAGCCCTACTGGGTTTCGGAAGCGCAACCCAAATACTTCTCGCTCCAGTCCGGGGTACTGGAAATCGTAGATCCTCCGCAACAGCGCTGCTGCACCGGGTATGGCATGGGCTCGTTTGAGGTTGTCGAATACCAAGTGATGCGCTTTCTCCGCATCTAACCGAAAAAACAGAGGTTTGAGTAAGGCTTTGTACATAATGCGTCGCAAAGTTGCCGGCATGCAAAGCTCCCATTTATTCCGTTAGCAAGCATTCTGACGCTTGTCTTGCTCACCGGAAAATTTATTTATGGTATATAGTGCTGAAAGCTAGTGGTATTTGGCTGCCAAAATCCTGCGGCAGCCAGCAAAGACAACGAAATGTTTGGAGGAAACGAATACAGCTAGTACTTTTGCAATCCCTTCCGCAGAAAGCGTTTTTCTGGAGGGAACTGATTCTGTAGCTCAGCTGGTAGAGCAATACACTTTTAATGTATGGGTCCTGGGTTCGAATCCCAGCGGGATCACCAAAACCCTCATTTGCGACGCGCAGATGAGGGTTTTTTGTGCTTGTTCTATTGGGCTTCAGTGTAAGCCACGTGCAGGTGGAGCAATTGCTTGAATTTTTCAAACCACACGTGCGAACTCCCTACAGATCTGGGGCCTGTTGCAACCGAACTTGAAAATCTGTTAGCCAGCCCAACCCTCCCTATCGAGGCTGCGGTATTGGATGGCTTCGGCTAGATGTTCGATGCGGATGTCATCTGCGCCGCCCAAGTCGGCGATGGTGCGGGCTACTTTTAGAATTCGGTCGTAGGCACGGGCTGAGAGGCCGAGACGCTCCATAGCGGTTTTGAGCAGCGTACGGCCAGCATCGTTAATCTGGCATATGTCCTTCACCATCTGGGGCGGCATCATGGCATTGGAATGGATGTCGGGGAAATCGGTGAAACGTTTGGCTTGCACCTGCCGTGCTTGGTCTACCCGCAACTGAATTTCCTGACTGCTCTCCGCCTTGCGTGTTTCCGTCATCTGGTCAAACGTCACGGGCGTCACTTCCACGTGCAGGTCAATGCGGTCTAGGAGTGGGCCGCTGACCTTGTTGAGGTAGCGCTGCACCACGCCCGGTCCGCACACGCATTGTCAAATTTAGAAACCAACGATAAAATACTGAGGGATTCGGGCACTTTCGCACTAGAAGTAAGTGAGAATTTTACAAAAGTCCGTGATACTATCTTAGAAAATACTACTACTCAATGATTGTGTCTTGAAATAACACGGCGGCCTAGACAAGGACAAGATTGATATTTCTACACCTTATAGGGCAATGCTCTTGGCTCGACGGTCAAGTAATGGCGCAGTTCATCATTACGCTCAGCCTTTAGCTGATGAATTTTTTTGCATTAGCAGAGTTTGTAAAAATGAAAATAATGCAATGTGCTGATTTTCTTCGGAAGGAGTATTTACTGCTATAAGCCGAAGAGGCAACGTTCAACAACTACCTACAGTAAGTCAACAATTATATTATGAGCTTTCTATTAAGGCCAACAGTTGATTAATAGCATTTTCGTCTATCGGCCGCTGATGTGCTAATTCGACCCTACAGTGCCGCAATAGTTTCAATTCTTCTACAAGCACGTTTCCGTACTTGCTTAGTTCTGGCTTAGTGCGCAAGTAAAACAAATCACCTAGCTCTAGTTCTGCTACGTCATTTATCTGCACAGTATGTGTTTTGCCTAACGGCTTTGTATGTGGCAAAAGATTATTTAAGTCTTCTCTATATAATTCTAGTAAGTGATGACGCCGCTGTTCTAAAAACGGGAGAATAATTTTTAACTGCCCCTCCCAGATTCGACTTTGAATATAATCGTAACGTTCATGTAGTGCCAGTAGCCCCGGATGTAGACAGGACCTTTCTTCAAGCGTTGCCCACTCGCCTGTATACCATAGTTTCAGCGCGATTTCAGGTGGAGGTTCTGGTGTTTGTAATGCTAGCGGCTGGGACTGCCAACCACGCTTTTCTGCAACTTGGCGTAGGAAAGAAGTTGGATTTAGCAGCGTAGCAAGGGGTTGATTTACTAAGCTAATGGCTAATAAAGGGTCGGTCGGAGCTAGTGCCGAGGCGATGGCTTGGCGAAGTTGCTGGAGTAGAGGTTGCATTGGTTGCAACGTATCTAAATTCGCAAAGCGCATGAATAACTTTAAGTCATCAAACGCAATTTGGCTGCCATAGCTATGAACCAGCAGATTTGTATTTGCTGTTGGAGCCAGTGTAGCTGCTTCTCCTTCTAAAAGCAATAGAAAAGTTGTTCTGTTGATTTGTTCTTGGTCTTTCAATTCGTGTTGATAGTTTTCCAAGAAGTTGCTCCATAAACGCACGGCGGGTAATGACAAATTACGCAACAACAAACGGCACCCTCTGAAGCCTGGCTGGCAACAGAGATGAGCATTGCTTTTGTCGTGGATAAAGTCATGCTCTTCCAAACCGAATTGCTCGTACAACCAACCGAGTAATTGCCATTCCTCCAGGTTTTCTGTTGTAATCGTCGGCAAGCGCTTCCATCGCTGTGGTTGGCTGCTGCACCACTCTAATTGCTTGGAGACTGCTTCATAAAATCCCGCGGGTAGATGCATTGGCAACCGCACTACAACACACCGTCCACGGTCTAAGTCATCGGCTACAGTGGCCACTAATTGGTGTGGCCCCGGGAGTTCCCACCAACTGCCTGGGCCTTGTTGTATCGCCCTCACTTGTATAATGATGCTATGTGCTGTTCAATGCGAATAGTACCGCGTTCTGCAGCAGGGACTACTAAGCCTAAAATCTCTGCCCATTTCAGTGCTGATGCGATAGCGCCAACAGATTCTTCTGGTAAAAAACCTTCTAAATCCGCCTGCGATAAGGCTTCGGTTGCAGAACTGAACGTGGCAAGTATGCGCAACACTTTGTCTTCTGTCGAGTTAGAAAGAATACCCCATTGAGCAGCCTTAGCATGCTCCTGTACATAAGCTTCTAGCAACTCAAGAGAATCTGCCGGGCTGTCGTGTAGTGCCAGATGCTCCAGGAAGTAAAAGAGTGCATCATACCATCCACCCGTTAGTTCACGAATACGTGCTGTGTAAGATGGTATCTCTGCAGCTTCCTTCATCCACTGGGTCAGGGTTTGAGATTGCCAAGCATGCAACTCTAGCAGATTCACCCTAGCGTTGAAGAACAACTCGAAATGCTTTGTTTTATGATTTAAAACACGCAAGAGTTTAGCGGGGTCCATTAAAAAGACTACGTGCATTCGTCGCATATCCGACGTTAAACCACGCGTCAAATCAACAGTAAACTTGACGAGGTCCATGCTGTAGCGATCTCGAACCAAGACCACTGTTGTCTTAAAATTGGGCCGGGCATCCTTGATTTCTTCTAATTCTTTGCGGCATCGTCCCTCATCATTTGCATCTTTCAGCAATACAAAATGAATGTCGCCTTGACTCTTCAGAAAATCTTCAACCTTTTTCAGTCCTGCCGCTTCACTGCCGCGAATAATAGTAGTGCCATTAGCGCGAATGATGGCATATTGAGAAGCGGTTAAAGGACTGGGGAGACGCGTTTGATGACCAGTTCCGCCATAGAAATCACGTGCTAAATCAGCTTGGTAAGCGCCTGGAATGGGGGTGTGGTGGAAGGTAGATAACTCCCGTTCAATATCTGGAAGCGTCCCTAGTAGTTGACGCAGGTTGGGTGTGCGCAAGTGGTAGGTTTCAGTTGCTGGAATACGAGTCGCGATACTTAACTCCTCTACTTCTTCCAGTAAAATTTGAAAGTCAGCATCCGCACTGTGTGGGCCAAAGGCTGCGGGCCAATAGTCCCGTGCCGCTTCATGCAGTTGTCGGTTAGTAAGTCCTTCAACGGCGGGTTCACTGTATAGCTCTGCTACCTCATGTGAAGCTAGCAAATACGCAAGTAATTTAAAGCGCGGGTTCAAATCCAGCGTAAGCAAGAACTTAGCACGAATGTCTCCTCGTGCTTTTATGGACGCACTAGTGACATCGTGCTCTCTGATACAGTAATAAGGTCGTTGCCCAGCTTCAGGCGAAGGATATGCGGTGTATAGATGTGTAAGGAGCCGGTCACAAAACAGTTGAATCAAACTAGGGAAATAATTAGTGGCGACTAATATTTCAGTTACTAATTCGTCTTTCTCAAACTCGAATCCTAAGCTCTCCAGGGGGCGGCGAACCAATTCCTCGGCTTGGCGGGCCTCATAGTTTGCAATAAGTGGCCCAATACATACCGCTGTGCCCAATTGTGACAAAGGCTGATTGGGTAAACGATAAGTACGTTGCACGTTGTGTGTACCTGAAAAGACTACCTTAAAGCGACGGTCGGTATCGTCCATAAGGCTTTTGAACAGGTTCGTGTACTCGAATTGCTGAGCCGCGTCTTGGTTAAGAAACTGGTCGGCTTCATCCAAGAATAGCAGCATGCGACGTTTAGATTCGCCTTGTATCCATCGCCGAATATAGTCCAATACTTTTTTCGGCCCGACATTGGAAAGGCTCTTAGTGGGTAGAATAGGTAAATTTGTGTTTTGTAGTAGCTTAACTAGTTCTTCTACCAAATTCTTTATTGGGTGGCCTTCAAAGCCAAGCAGCCTGATATCGAGAAAAAGTACTAATTCATCTTCTTCCGGGCAGTGAAATTCGCGTTGAATATCACGCAGAATAGCGGTTTTCCCAAGTTGCCGCCCACCATATACTAGGCAAGAAGAATTAGAGGAGCTACTTCTCAATTGCATCTTTTCTTCCTCTCTGCCATAGAACATTTCTGGCGGGAGGTTGCTACCACCGGTTATGTAAGGCTTAACGTAAGTGAAAGGCAATGTCAACTGAAAAAACAATGGCAACCGCGGCCGTTGCAAGCCAGCAGTTGCTAGATACAGCAGCAACAGCCGGTCAAAGACTAAAAATGTTTTTTTGCGTTCGCGACTCAAACTGGCTAAATCGTTCCGCTGAGCGGCATTTAGCGCATGAAAATAAAAAACAATAATGGGCTTGCGAGATAGGCCTCGCTCGCTAATGGAGTCTACCCTTTCAAAAAGTTCTTCTACGTCTCCTACTCGCGTCCACACCAGTAAAAGCCTATATGCACCTTTTGCATCGGAAGCAAACGCAGCAATCGGACATAGGTCTTTACCACGCACAAACATCTTTTCGACATCCAGCGCCTCAAACCCTTGACGTCCAGAGGAAGGAGCCGTTAATACTAATTCGGGCTGGGGAAATCCAACGAACTTTAACAATTGGACAAGTGCCTGCTGGTTAGGTCCGCCGATAGCAGTACGATTGGCTCGAAGTTCCTGCCAGTCAATCAATGCTTGGCTAGCTTCTAGCCTTGCTTTCTCATCTATTGATTCTAAATCTTGACCAGCTAGTGTTTTCCCCTCTCTCAAAGCTTTTACATGTTCGTCGGGCGACGCTCCGGTAAGAGCAGATTCAAGTAAAGGGAAACGGTTTACGAAGAATGTTTTGAATTCTGATTGGTCGATGTTATTTGTGGTTATGTCAACATCGTTCATGAGTTGAGCCACATAATGGTGCGCAACACTGACGGAGCTCTCACTAAGGGCTCGCGCTACCCGTTCGGTATTTGCCTGCTGTCTAGACTCAGGCAATTTCTCAATAAGTCGTGCCAGTTCTTCGCTTACAGTAGCAACGCTTGATTCACGCGTTGTTTCCAAGCGTTGCTGCCAAGCTTTTAACTGACGGTGCAGATAAGGAAAATTAAGGGGTAAAGTCTCCGGCAGTGGTTTAGCAAGGAGGAGATTACGCTGATTATCTAATAGAAGGCTGCATTCTGCGCGCATTTGCTCGCTTATGTAGCCCTTTCGTACTCCTGTTTCAACAGCTTGCGCTGTTAGATTAATCGCGTGAGTTAAGTGTTGCTCTTGGGCACGCCAATCGACTAAGTAGCTTTGACGAGGAAAATCAGCTGACCCTCCTAATTCTCGCAGTGCTGGCAAGTAGCTTCGGATATATTGGCATGCTTGAAAATTGCCTTCCTTTAAATGATATTGATAGGCTGCCACCCAACTGAGTTCACCTTCCTTGGCCGCTTGCTGTAAATTGGATAGTTGATAACTAGGTTCACCTACCAATTCACTAGTGGGCCCCAACTCGATGCCTTTGCTTCGGAATAGGGGCAGCGTAAGTATTTGAAATGCACTGGGCTCTGGTAGTGTGCTGATTGGCGTTCCCCCTAACAATTTTTGCACCTGGTCTAAGGCATTCGCTAATAGCTCCAGCGCAACCAGTGAATAGCTGGCTGTTTCGCGCTTGCGGCTATCGACTATATCACCTTGAGCCAAGGCCAGCAAGCGCGTGAGTTCACGGCAAAATTCTTGGTCTTGGCTCTCTTGATAGGGTATGCCCTCTGATGTGGGGCGCTTGGCCTGCAAGTCCAGCCAGGCGGCAGAAATATCAAGTAAGGGAGCTAGATGGGTTCTAAACCAAGGCCACACATGCCGGTTAGGCGCTAATTCCAGATTTGCTTCGTGGAGCTTACGTTGCAATGAGGCCTCATTTTGCAATTCAACAACCAATCGCCGTGCTGTATCCATCTGCCCTTGCGAGGCTGCTGGTCGGGTCAAGACATTCAGTAACTGGCCGATGGGCTGCTCACGCTTCAAGCAGTGGCGCCAGAATACTGTAATCGGATGGTTTTTCCGTTGCCTAAACTCCGCGTGTTGGTATTGGTCAGCCCATTGATTAAGCTTTGTCTGTATTTCCTTGAGCTGTTGTTGCCATTGCTGGTCGGTCTGGTAGTGCTGCAGTAGCGCTGGCTGCAAAGGCTCTAATGCATTGCGAGTCAAAATGTGCAAACACAAATTATTCACGTTCGCAAAACCTGGCAGCCCATTACGAAGCAATTCCTGCGCTTGGGTGATTGGGGCCACGAGTGCAGGCCATAAGGCCGCGGCTAACACAACGGCTCTCCCTTGCCAGGTCAGAAAACTAGAGCCAGCAGGAAGGTCTAAAACCGGTTGAATGGCTTCTGAAAATACAGTACTCAGCGTGGTTGGCCCAACGCGCAGTTCTTGGGTAACAGCCAAGCATTTCAATAGCCAAGCAGGTAGTGGATTGTGTTGATTCACCACTTCCACATGATGGGGGCCTGTAGCGGCTTCAGTTAAGCGCCAAGCAAGTGCAAATCGACGTTGTTCAAGCAAATCCCACTGTAAAGGCACTAGCCATTCCGGATAAGTGACCGTCGTCTGAATATCTCCTTCAAAATCGATTATTGAAGGGTCGTTAATATCATCTTCGACCTTTTGTGGAATCGTTATTAAGGGTGGATGAGGGTATTCATGCTGACTTTGTGCGCGTGATTTCTCCCCGGCAGCAGGCAATGAGTCGGTAGGTAATTCTAGAGGGGTGGGCCGTAAATCATGTAATAGATCTACCGGTGTGCCTTTTACTTCTTCTTCGACCTCGGCTGTGCCTTGATGAACATCCGTCACAAACTCCTTGCCGTCCATGCCTTGTGATGGTTCAGAAATAGGTGATGTGACTGGATGCGGAGCTTCTATTGCTGTTTCTAAGGTCACCTCTTGGATTTCTTCCGCGATACCGAGTGGTGACTTTATTTCTACTCCGACCTCTACGGTCTCGGATGCAATTGCTTCCTCGCTGGCTAAATACAAATTTCCTCGAAGCAGGGCTATTACGACGGGAGTAGACAATGCCGCATATAGCGCTTGTGCAGCTGAACCATCATCAGTTATGCTATGTGCCTTTTCGGGAGAAGCAGCGATTGCCACTAACAGCGCCAGCGGGTGGGTTCCTGTGGCTATCTCGTGACTACTAGGGTGTTCAGACGGGGGGGGGGTAGCCGCTATTTTTGTAGATAATGTGTTCGCTGTCTCATAAACGTCCGCTAGAGGATTGAATTTTGCAATCGATTGGTGCCTGACATAATGTACCAGTGCGAGTACTTCCAATGCCTTTTGTTGCGTATCGACTGCATGTTGCGCTTGCTGGTGGGCGACATTCACTTCCGTCAAGCCCAAGCGCAAGTAGTTCAAGTTTGCATCGGGTGGCGGTACTGGCAGGTTAATGGCCGGATGAAGCGCCGCTGTTGCATTGAACCAAGTGATTGCTGCCTGGTAGCGCGTATTAATCTCGGCAAGCATGTCCACTTCTTTGTCAATTGAGAGTGGAATTCGCCCCAGTCTCAACTGCTGCTCGTAATTGAGTAATTTGTCTGCCAGCTTAGCTATATCAACTTCAAGAGCTTCAAACGCAACTTCAGAGAAAGGCTCTGGAGTAGAATTAGACTCAATTTCGTCGGGCCGGGGGAGAGCAGCAGGTTGATTTTTGGGAACTAAGCTGT
This genomic window contains:
- a CDS encoding AAA family ATPase, coding for MNFYRYISNTLKRKIASLTIASSRTSILRSLPQRHPETGQVYAWSNSSHKSLLESVIYYGTHGQPKVSKLLLDSWYQQQKILRRQVSNALREAGYSIPAVPSQKPAQIVKSLIKTDVLQRGEEQFFYPAGSSLMVDATDEEVTLMAALLGWSAIAVDTNNNLPTGEEGNIYSINKSKEDSLAGSAETNLLRGIKVTSESLHSVAKLNSLVPKNQPAALPRPDEIESNSTPEPFSEVAFEALEVDIAKLADKLLNYEQQLRLGRIPLSIDKEVDMLAEINTRYQAAITWFNATAALHPAINLPVPPPDANLNYLRLGLTEVNVAHQQAQHAVDTQQKALEVLALVHYVRHQSIAKFNPLADVYETANTLSTKIAATPPPSEHPSSHEIATGTHPLALLVAIAASPEKAHSITDDGSAAQALYAALSTPVVIALLRGNLYLASEEAIASETVEVGVEIKSPLGIAEEIQEVTLETAIEAPHPVTSPISEPSQGMDGKEFVTDVHQGTAEVEEEVKGTPVDLLHDLRPTPLELPTDSLPAAGEKSRAQSQHEYPHPPLITIPQKVEDDINDPSIIDFEGDIQTTVTYPEWLVPLQWDLLEQRRFALAWRLTEAATGPHHVEVVNQHNPLPAWLLKCLAVTQELRVGPTTLSTVFSEAIQPVLDLPAGSSFLTWQGRAVVLAAALWPALVAPITQAQELLRNGLPGFANVNNLCLHILTRNALEPLQPALLQHYQTDQQWQQQLKEIQTKLNQWADQYQHAEFRQRKNHPITVFWRHCLKREQPIGQLLNVLTRPAASQGQMDTARRLVVELQNEASLQRKLHEANLELAPNRHVWPWFRTHLAPLLDISAAWLDLQAKRPTSEGIPYQESQDQEFCRELTRLLALAQGDIVDSRKRETASYSLVALELLANALDQVQKLLGGTPISTLPEPSAFQILTLPLFRSKGIELGPTSELVGEPSYQLSNLQQAAKEGELSWVAAYQYHLKEGNFQACQYIRSYLPALRELGGSADFPRQSYLVDWRAQEQHLTHAINLTAQAVETGVRKGYISEQMRAECSLLLDNQRNLLLAKPLPETLPLNFPYLHRQLKAWQQRLETTRESSVATVSEELARLIEKLPESRQQANTERVARALSESSVSVAHHYVAQLMNDVDITTNNIDQSEFKTFFVNRFPLLESALTGASPDEHVKALREGKTLAGQDLESIDEKARLEASQALIDWQELRANRTAIGGPNQQALVQLLKFVGFPQPELVLTAPSSGRQGFEALDVEKMFVRGKDLCPIAAFASDAKGAYRLLLVWTRVGDVEELFERVDSISERGLSRKPIIVFYFHALNAAQRNDLASLSRERKKTFLVFDRLLLLYLATAGLQRPRLPLFFQLTLPFTYVKPYITGGSNLPPEMFYGREEEKMQLRSSSSNSSCLVYGGRQLGKTAILRDIQREFHCPEEDELVLFLDIRLLGFEGHPIKNLVEELVKLLQNTNLPILPTKSLSNVGPKKVLDYIRRWIQGESKRRMLLFLDEADQFLNQDAAQQFEYTNLFKSLMDDTDRRFKVVFSGTHNVQRTYRLPNQPLSQLGTAVCIGPLIANYEARQAEELVRRPLESLGFEFEKDELVTEILVATNYFPSLIQLFCDRLLTHLYTAYPSPEAGQRPYYCIREHDVTSASIKARGDIRAKFLLTLDLNPRFKLLAYLLASHEVAELYSEPAVEGLTNRQLHEAARDYWPAAFGPHSADADFQILLEEVEELSIATRIPATETYHLRTPNLRQLLGTLPDIERELSTFHHTPIPGAYQADLARDFYGGTGHQTRLPSPLTASQYAIIRANGTTIIRGSEAAGLKKVEDFLKSQGDIHFVLLKDANDEGRCRKELEEIKDARPNFKTTVVLVRDRYSMDLVKFTVDLTRGLTSDMRRMHVVFLMDPAKLLRVLNHKTKHFELFFNARVNLLELHAWQSQTLTQWMKEAAEIPSYTARIRELTGGWYDALFYFLEHLALHDSPADSLELLEAYVQEHAKAAQWGILSNSTEDKVLRILATFSSATEALSQADLEGFLPEESVGAIASALKWAEILGLVVPAAERGTIRIEQHIASLYK
- a CDS encoding quinone-dependent dihydroorotate dehydrogenase, with the protein product MYKALLKPLFFRLDAEKAHHLVFDNLKRAHAIPGAAALLRRIYDFQYPGLEREVFGLRFRNPVGLAAGLDKNAEFTTELAALGFGFVEIGTVTPRPQPGNPVPRLFRLPQDEALLNRMGFNNEGATAAAERLRHDRPAGIIIGGNIGKNKDTPNEQAANDYVACVEALHAVVDYFVVNVSSPNTPGLRQLQEREPLIRLLQQVQERNATLPVPRPLLLKIAPDLTDTQLDDILLIARETKLSGLVATNTTISREGLQTPAGHVASLGAGGLSGRPLRQRATEVIRYLHRHSQGGLPIIGVGGIHSAADALEKLDAGASLIQLYTGFVYEGPGLIKRINQQLARRQAV